A window of the Paenibacillus woosongensis genome harbors these coding sequences:
- a CDS encoding aminotransferase class I/II-fold pyridoxal phosphate-dependent enzyme, which produces MDHQVTPLFTALKKHAAGNPVQFHIPGHKKGLGTDKEFREFIGDNALSIDLINIAPLDDLHQPTGVIEEAQKLAADAFGADYTYFSVQGTSGAIMTMILSICSPGDKIIVPRNVHKSVMSAIIFAGAKPVFVSPAQDENLGIDHGITTSSVRRALKRHPDAKAVVVINPTYFGVCANLKEIVDLAHSFNVPVLVDEAHGVHIHFHEELPMSAMEAGADMAATSVHKLGGSMTQSSVLNLNVKNGYVNPQRVQTIISMLTTTSTSYVLLASLDTARRNLALNGREMIQRALDMAHHARHEINKIEGLYCFGREILGSEAAYDHDPTKLTIHVRHLGITGYETENWLRDNYNIEVELSDMYNILCFITPGDTEETVETLLTALRELSKIYYKENNANELIVKIPEIPQLSLIPRDAFYADTEVVPFKESAGRIIAEFIYVYPPGIPILLPGEVISQDNIDYIVDHVEVGLPVKGPEDRYINQVKVIVEADPIF; this is translated from the coding sequence ATGGATCATCAAGTCACACCGCTGTTTACCGCGCTCAAGAAGCACGCGGCCGGCAATCCCGTTCAATTTCATATTCCCGGGCACAAAAAAGGGCTTGGTACCGATAAAGAATTTAGAGAATTCATAGGTGATAATGCCCTCTCGATCGATTTGATCAACATTGCACCGCTCGATGACCTGCACCAGCCTACCGGCGTCATCGAAGAAGCGCAGAAGCTGGCAGCAGACGCGTTCGGCGCCGATTACACGTATTTCTCTGTTCAGGGCACAAGCGGCGCGATTATGACGATGATCCTGTCCATTTGCTCCCCCGGCGATAAAATCATCGTACCGAGGAACGTGCACAAATCCGTCATGTCGGCCATTATTTTCGCTGGCGCCAAGCCGGTCTTCGTCTCCCCTGCACAGGACGAGAACCTGGGGATCGATCACGGCATTACCACTTCTTCCGTAAGAAGGGCGCTGAAGCGCCATCCGGATGCCAAGGCGGTAGTGGTGATCAACCCGACCTATTTCGGGGTCTGCGCCAATTTGAAGGAAATCGTCGACCTTGCCCACAGCTTCAATGTCCCCGTGCTCGTGGACGAAGCGCACGGCGTGCACATTCATTTCCACGAGGAGCTTCCGATGTCGGCGATGGAGGCCGGCGCCGATATGGCCGCGACAAGCGTGCATAAGCTGGGCGGATCTATGACACAGAGTTCCGTGCTGAATCTGAACGTAAAGAACGGATATGTCAACCCGCAGCGCGTTCAGACGATCATCAGCATGCTGACCACGACATCGACTTCATATGTGCTGCTCGCTTCGCTGGACACGGCAAGAAGGAATCTTGCGCTTAACGGGCGGGAAATGATACAGCGTGCACTGGACATGGCGCATCATGCCCGGCATGAAATCAATAAGATCGAAGGCTTGTACTGCTTCGGGCGGGAGATTCTCGGCAGCGAAGCTGCCTACGATCATGACCCGACCAAGCTGACGATTCACGTCCGCCATCTGGGGATCACCGGCTATGAGACGGAGAACTGGCTAAGAGATAACTACAATATCGAGGTAGAGCTTAGCGACATGTACAACATTCTGTGCTTCATTACCCCGGGTGATACGGAAGAAACGGTAGAAACACTGCTCACGGCGCTGCGCGAATTATCTAAAATATATTATAAAGAAAATAATGCCAACGAGCTAATCGTAAAAATTCCGGAAATTCCTCAGCTCTCGCTTATTCCGCGTGATGCGTTCTATGCAGATACCGAGGTCGTTCCTTTTAAAGAATCGGCAGGCCGCATCATTGCCGAGTTCATCTATGTGTACCCGCCGGGCATTCCGATTCTCCTCCCTGGAGAAGTCATATCCCAGGACAATATCGACTATATCGTCGATCATGTGGAGGTAGGGCTTCCCGTAAAGGGACCGGAAGACCGGTACATCAATCAGGTGAAGGTCATCGTCGAAGCCGACCCGATTTTCTGA
- a CDS encoding DUF1292 domain-containing protein, with translation MSDHKHEHGEACGCGHDHDHEHEEFVLTLTDEEGNDVEMVLVETFDVAEKVYALLLERNNPEADGIILRLEEENEEMVLYNIEDEDEWRQVEAAYNELVSGQDEV, from the coding sequence ATGAGCGATCACAAGCATGAACACGGCGAAGCGTGCGGCTGCGGACACGATCATGACCATGAGCACGAGGAGTTTGTGCTCACGCTGACGGACGAAGAAGGCAACGACGTGGAAATGGTTCTCGTCGAAACATTCGACGTAGCCGAGAAAGTATATGCGCTATTGCTTGAGCGGAACAATCCGGAAGCGGACGGGATCATCCTTCGTCTGGAAGAAGAGAACGAGGAAATGGTTCTTTACAACATTGAAGATGAGGACGAATGGCGTCAAGTGGAGGCGGCTTACAACGAGCTGGTCTCCGGTCAAGATGAAGTGTAG
- a CDS encoding copper amine oxidase, with protein sequence MNWRRVAVLVLAFSLAGGSMLFADSATQKVKLYMDGREVEDGGYVIDGKTYVPVRELEGLVEYDEATKKVNYYKPNVHIFLFKGKDVFSDIEKTGKLKFSVFSQIDNLRTEISAVRVAITAPDGTSRTIQTKDVKDTGSNFYFVTDDYTYDFKTAGQYTLGFYMKPAAGNSDFVLVSEKSINVLK encoded by the coding sequence TTGAATTGGAGAAGAGTAGCGGTACTAGTGTTGGCATTCTCCCTTGCGGGCGGATCCATGCTGTTTGCAGATTCAGCAACTCAGAAAGTAAAGCTGTATATGGACGGCCGTGAAGTGGAAGATGGCGGTTATGTGATCGATGGCAAAACTTATGTCCCGGTCCGGGAGCTCGAGGGACTGGTCGAATATGACGAAGCGACGAAAAAGGTTAATTATTATAAGCCTAACGTGCATATTTTCTTATTTAAAGGCAAGGATGTGTTCTCCGATATCGAGAAGACCGGCAAGCTTAAGTTCAGCGTATTCTCGCAAATCGACAATCTGAGAACGGAAATATCCGCCGTCAGAGTTGCGATTACGGCACCGGACGGCACCTCCAGAACGATTCAGACCAAGGATGTTAAAGATACCGGCAGCAACTTTTATTTTGTCACTGACGATTATACGTATGATTTCAAAACCGCGGGCCAATATACGCTCGGTTTCTACATGAAGCCGGCGGCCGGCAATTCCGATTTCGTCCTCGTGTCGGAGAAAAGCATCAATGTGCTGAAATAA
- a CDS encoding MBL fold metallo-hydrolase has protein sequence MSLRLQMLGTGGAFAKQYYNNNALLYADGFTLLIDCGITAPLALHRIGKPMDAIDAVLITHIHGDHVGGLEEYAFRMRYGHGRKPVLYVPEALAEPLWENTLKGGLGQDGIEKLEDAFHVHLLREGQTSELAPGLTLEIIRTPHIPGKNSYSLYLNGEIFYSADMIFQPELLKELVYRRGCRKILHEVQLTGPGQVHTTLAELLTLPADIRAKISLMHYGDEMESYIGQTLEMDFLRQHEIYQL, from the coding sequence TTGTCGCTTCGCCTTCAAATGCTTGGTACGGGCGGCGCTTTTGCCAAGCAATACTACAACAATAACGCTCTGCTGTACGCAGACGGATTTACACTGCTGATCGACTGCGGAATCACGGCCCCGCTAGCGCTGCACCGGATCGGCAAGCCGATGGACGCTATCGACGCCGTTCTGATCACCCATATTCATGGCGACCATGTCGGCGGATTGGAGGAATATGCTTTCCGCATGAGATACGGCCATGGACGAAAGCCTGTGCTTTACGTTCCCGAGGCGCTGGCAGAGCCGCTATGGGAGAACACGCTGAAAGGCGGGCTGGGCCAGGACGGCATCGAAAAGCTGGAGGACGCCTTTCACGTCCATCTCCTTCGCGAGGGGCAAACCTCGGAGCTAGCGCCAGGCCTCACGCTTGAAATCATTCGCACCCCTCATATTCCTGGGAAGAACAGCTACTCCTTATACTTGAACGGTGAAATTTTTTACAGTGCGGATATGATCTTTCAGCCCGAACTGCTGAAGGAGCTTGTATATCGGCGCGGCTGCCGCAAAATTCTGCATGAAGTGCAGTTGACAGGACCGGGTCAGGTTCACACCACTTTGGCAGAGCTTCTGACCTTGCCTGCGGACATCCGGGCGAAAATCTCGCTGATGCACTATGGCGATGAAATGGAGAGCTATATCGGCCAGACGCTCGAGATGGATTTCCTTCGTCAGCATGAAATCTATCAGTTATAG
- a CDS encoding DUF3892 domain-containing protein, translated as MAVDSRETFIAVQRNGDGNLTRFKTSSGRILDYEDALREVNAGAISGVNIFKGKDGEMYIRGDADGDPTNNLDALPTFE; from the coding sequence ATGGCTGTTGACAGCAGAGAGACTTTTATCGCGGTTCAAAGAAACGGGGACGGCAACCTGACCCGGTTCAAAACCTCCAGTGGCCGTATATTAGATTACGAGGATGCGCTGCGTGAGGTAAATGCTGGTGCCATTTCGGGCGTGAACATTTTTAAGGGAAAAGACGGCGAGATGTATATCCGCGGCGATGCGGACGGAGATCCAACCAACAATTTGGACGCGCTGCCCACATTCGAATAG
- a CDS encoding GNAT family N-acetyltransferase — translation MAAAVIIAVNSEEQLEKCLNIRKEVFVEEQKVPIDLEIDEYDVISPDAVHVLIEMEGTAAATGRITYYKDNSAKMQRIAVRKPFRSQGVGKILLLAMEERARELGLTKSVLDAQCQAEGFYAKLGYETVSTEPFYDAGILHVRMEKPL, via the coding sequence ATGGCTGCTGCTGTAATTATAGCCGTTAATTCGGAAGAGCAATTGGAGAAATGTTTGAACATTCGCAAGGAAGTTTTCGTAGAGGAGCAGAAGGTGCCGATCGATCTGGAAATCGATGAATATGATGTGATCAGCCCGGACGCCGTTCATGTGCTGATCGAAATGGAAGGCACGGCTGCGGCAACGGGAAGAATTACGTACTATAAAGATAACAGCGCCAAAATGCAGCGGATTGCGGTTCGGAAGCCGTTCCGTTCGCAAGGCGTAGGCAAAATATTGCTGCTCGCCATGGAAGAGCGGGCCAGAGAGCTGGGACTGACGAAGTCCGTCCTTGATGCGCAATGCCAAGCCGAGGGCTTCTACGCGAAGCTCGGTTATGAGACGGTCTCGACGGAACCGTTTTATGACGCAGGCATATTGCATGTACGCATGGAAAAGCCGTTATAA
- a CDS encoding response regulator encodes MKVILLDDDRIALDYLEQQLQQIPGIEIVGKFTDPAAGRKEIINQPVDLLFLDTQLPDVDGIQLAEEILQIKPDLKIVFVTGYEAYAVKAFELNALDYLLKPVKSERLMNTLQRIDRSQTVFDLDRLAQQNQSLQIKMLGHFQMILDQKQLPPLRWRTTRAQELFLYMLQCRGQFIRKSTLIELLWPEYEPNRAFSLLYTVIYHIRKTLEQYEEYFSLTNSVDGYILNLNNVLVDVEEWENFILSSPPVTNKTIGEYTGMMKLFKDDYLKEYDYWWAESERQRLKMLWLRTSFRMAEWYMSSHQQSKAVEKYLEICHQHPIAEEAHFALMKIFAANKNSLAVHRQYRLLVAILLEEFNEQPSTYITDWYDDWKQAHEE; translated from the coding sequence ATGAAAGTTATTCTTCTGGATGATGATAGAATTGCACTGGACTATTTGGAACAACAGCTGCAGCAGATTCCCGGGATTGAAATTGTGGGGAAGTTTACAGATCCGGCAGCAGGCAGGAAAGAAATCATTAATCAGCCGGTCGACCTGCTTTTTCTTGATACCCAGCTGCCCGATGTGGATGGGATTCAGCTGGCAGAGGAGATTTTACAAATCAAACCTGATTTAAAAATCGTGTTTGTAACAGGATACGAGGCTTATGCAGTAAAAGCCTTTGAGCTGAATGCGCTGGATTATTTGCTCAAGCCTGTGAAATCGGAAAGATTGATGAATACGCTCCAGCGGATTGACCGGTCGCAGACGGTGTTTGATTTGGATCGTCTGGCTCAGCAGAATCAATCACTGCAAATTAAAATGCTGGGCCATTTCCAGATGATCCTTGACCAGAAACAGCTGCCCCCGCTGCGCTGGCGGACGACCCGGGCTCAGGAGCTGTTCCTGTACATGCTGCAGTGCCGCGGCCAATTTATCCGCAAATCGACCTTAATCGAATTGCTGTGGCCCGAATACGAGCCGAACCGGGCGTTTTCTTTGCTGTACACGGTCATATACCATATTCGCAAAACCCTGGAGCAGTACGAGGAATACTTTTCCCTTACAAACTCCGTTGATGGATATATTCTAAATTTGAATAATGTTCTCGTCGATGTCGAGGAATGGGAGAACTTCATTCTATCCAGCCCGCCTGTAACGAACAAAACAATCGGCGAATATACCGGCATGATGAAGCTGTTTAAAGATGACTACCTCAAGGAATACGACTACTGGTGGGCAGAGAGCGAGCGCCAGAGATTAAAAATGCTATGGCTGCGCACCTCGTTCCGGATGGCCGAATGGTACATGTCGAGCCACCAGCAATCGAAGGCTGTGGAAAAATATTTGGAAATCTGCCATCAGCATCCGATCGCGGAGGAAGCGCATTTTGCACTGATGAAGATTTTCGCGGCAAATAAAAATTCATTGGCTGTCCACCGGCAATACCGTCTGCTGGTCGCTATTTTACTAGAAGAGTTCAATGAACAGCCAAGTACATATATTACGGATTGGTATGACGACTGGAAACAGGCGCACGAAGAATAA
- a CDS encoding bifunctional diguanylate cyclase/phosphodiesterase: MNIEGSYNYYIVALSVIIAVLASYSALSVAAKISLANGKTRFFWLLAGSLVMGNGIWSMHFVGMLAFHIHMTVSYDIWLTIGSLLASVISSFIAFYITIPRNIKWYTIAVGGFIMGSGIVTMHYTGMEAMIMPVDIYYDKTLWVLSVVIALIASYAALLLFLRFRSQSSASWSKWLSASTMGAAICGMHYTGMEAAKMEHSATADMVAEASTGADLFLLFGVTIVISIILLVSWGAIFFDRHVLEKLAYLDSITGLPNRNEMNRFFDSHVGTEKLGVLFLDLDQFKAINDTLGHNIGDLLIQEVGIRLRQYIREDQQAFRIGGDEFLFIIKHCTPKRAEQLAHQILQSIKQVYHIEGNELYVTGSIGISIGSIQDSDRSVLLKTADTAMYKAKGLGKNQFCFYSDEMALQLVRKMELEKDLQLALENKQFFVVYQPKWNVKTSSLVGFEALIRWEHPRLGLVSPGEFIQIAEGTGLIVPMTRWALEEACCQCKRWQLQGLEQPVSVNLSARLFQTDSLQEIVRNVLDKVGLEPHLLELEITESMVLYDINDIIRQLQSLRELGVRVSMDDFGTGYSSIGLLDRIPIDTLKLDRLFTNDLESPSKRAIINAIIMMADHLQLDVIAEGVETREHIEFLTQLGCHVMQGYYYGKPMRDDEIGEWFKKHEHYMSLV, translated from the coding sequence ATGAACATAGAAGGCAGTTATAATTACTATATTGTGGCACTCTCAGTAATAATTGCAGTACTGGCATCATACTCCGCTCTGAGTGTAGCGGCAAAAATCTCTCTCGCTAACGGGAAAACCAGGTTCTTCTGGCTGCTAGCGGGTTCTTTGGTCATGGGCAACGGCATATGGTCGATGCATTTTGTTGGCATGCTAGCTTTTCATATCCATATGACAGTTAGCTATGATATCTGGCTGACCATAGGATCGCTGCTGGCCAGCGTGATTTCTTCGTTTATTGCATTTTACATCACGATCCCTCGGAATATTAAATGGTATACTATTGCCGTCGGCGGCTTCATTATGGGCAGCGGGATCGTAACGATGCACTATACGGGAATGGAAGCCATGATCATGCCTGTTGACATTTATTATGATAAAACGCTTTGGGTGCTTTCGGTGGTCATCGCTTTAATTGCATCCTATGCAGCGTTATTGCTGTTCCTGCGCTTTCGCAGCCAATCCTCGGCAAGCTGGTCCAAGTGGCTGTCGGCCTCCACGATGGGCGCCGCGATTTGCGGCATGCATTACACGGGAATGGAGGCCGCGAAGATGGAACATTCCGCGACCGCCGATATGGTGGCAGAAGCTTCGACAGGCGCAGACTTGTTTCTGTTGTTTGGCGTGACCATCGTCATCTCCATCATTCTGCTCGTGTCCTGGGGAGCGATCTTCTTCGACCGCCATGTGCTCGAGAAGCTGGCCTACCTGGACTCGATTACCGGATTGCCAAACCGCAACGAAATGAATCGGTTTTTCGATTCTCATGTCGGCACCGAGAAGCTCGGCGTCCTGTTCCTCGATTTGGATCAGTTTAAAGCCATCAACGATACGCTTGGCCATAATATCGGGGACTTGCTCATTCAGGAAGTCGGCATCCGGCTTCGCCAGTACATCCGCGAGGATCAGCAGGCGTTCCGCATCGGCGGGGACGAGTTCTTGTTCATTATCAAGCACTGTACCCCTAAGCGGGCGGAGCAGCTGGCCCATCAAATTTTACAGAGCATTAAACAGGTCTACCACATTGAAGGCAACGAGTTGTACGTCACCGGCAGTATCGGCATCAGCATTGGCTCGATTCAGGATTCCGACCGCTCCGTCTTGCTCAAGACCGCGGATACGGCGATGTACAAGGCGAAGGGGCTTGGAAAAAACCAGTTTTGCTTCTACAGCGATGAAATGGCCCTGCAATTGGTGCGCAAAATGGAGCTTGAAAAAGATTTGCAGCTTGCTCTGGAAAATAAGCAGTTCTTTGTCGTTTACCAGCCCAAATGGAACGTAAAAACGAGCAGTCTGGTCGGATTCGAAGCGCTGATCCGGTGGGAGCATCCGCGCCTTGGCTTGGTTAGCCCCGGGGAGTTCATCCAAATCGCCGAAGGAACCGGGCTGATCGTGCCGATGACAAGATGGGCGCTGGAGGAGGCCTGCTGCCAGTGCAAGCGATGGCAGTTGCAAGGACTGGAACAGCCGGTTTCCGTGAACCTGTCCGCGCGTCTCTTTCAAACCGACAGCTTGCAGGAAATTGTCCGGAACGTGCTTGACAAAGTGGGGCTAGAGCCTCATCTGCTTGAGCTGGAGATCACCGAGTCTATGGTGCTGTACGATATCAACGACATCATCCGCCAGCTGCAAAGCCTGCGTGAGCTTGGCGTCCGGGTATCCATGGATGACTTCGGAACCGGATATTCCTCGATCGGGCTGCTGGATCGAATCCCTATCGATACATTGAAGCTGGACCGCTTATTCACGAATGATTTGGAGAGCCCCAGCAAAAGGGCGATCATCAACGCAATCATTATGATGGCCGACCATCTTCAGCTTGACGTCATTGCCGAGGGCGTCGAGACGCGGGAGCATATCGAGTTCCTGACCCAACTGGGCTGCCATGTGATGCAAGGGTATTATTACGGCAAGCCCATGCGAGATGACGAGATCGGCGAATGGTTTAAAAAGCATGAACACTACATGAGTTTAGTCTGA
- a CDS encoding flagellar brake protein — protein sequence MEGSAIIEFWKGQLLELQTPEGVMYKTQIIQLANNRLYIQKPVNRMNRYLSFTGSMSVTIFFHSEERVLYSFDTEISLQLNQLSFPAPPASRIKKAQRRRFFRVPVEVELNLNLKPAGQPNEDEFIKVTTKDISGGGLSFLCSFEVEAEKLVAGVMHLETNNSQNTIEFHGKIVNCAALPDDNYKISLEFVQMKESIRSDIIKYCLFKQVEARNKLKNYSL from the coding sequence ATGGAAGGTTCGGCAATCATCGAGTTCTGGAAAGGCCAGCTGCTCGAGCTTCAAACCCCTGAAGGAGTCATGTATAAAACGCAAATTATCCAATTGGCGAACAACCGACTTTACATACAAAAACCAGTCAACCGCATGAACCGTTATCTGTCCTTCACCGGCAGTATGTCCGTAACGATCTTCTTCCATAGCGAGGAGCGGGTGCTGTACTCTTTTGATACCGAGATTAGCTTGCAGCTTAACCAGCTGTCATTCCCTGCCCCGCCCGCAAGCCGCATCAAAAAAGCGCAAAGGCGCCGCTTCTTCCGGGTTCCCGTTGAGGTCGAATTAAATTTGAATCTCAAACCAGCCGGACAACCAAACGAAGATGAGTTTATCAAGGTAACGACAAAGGATATCAGCGGGGGCGGACTGTCCTTCCTGTGCAGCTTTGAAGTGGAGGCCGAGAAGCTGGTTGCGGGAGTCATGCATCTGGAGACGAACAATTCCCAAAATACGATCGAGTTTCATGGAAAGATCGTCAATTGCGCGGCACTCCCGGACGATAACTATAAAATTTCGCTGGAATTCGTTCAAATGAAGGAATCCATCCGCTCCGATATTATTAAATACTGCTTGTTCAAGCAGGTTGAGGCGAGAAACAAGCTTAAAAATTATTCGCTGTAG
- a CDS encoding polysaccharide deacetylase family protein: protein MSKYTRWFIPILTLTLVFPLIPHSISALPASEFKDRAYYEQRGDIVWEVPTEDKCIAFTFDDGPDRHQTLQILDVLDQYNAKATFFVVGERVEKYPEIVKMQLAKGHEIGNHSYRHPSFQGLSKDNMHNELSKTQQAIYQATGYKAVLFRPPGGFYNESLINVSKANELKFILWSWHQDTKDWRSPGVNKIVKKVLTNARSGDIVLMHDYVANSTQTVEALKQILPELKKQGYSFVTVTELLTHKAQPDHQLKKVIH, encoded by the coding sequence ATGTCTAAATATACCCGATGGTTCATTCCGATTCTGACATTGACCCTCGTCTTTCCCCTAATCCCGCATTCCATATCGGCCCTCCCGGCTTCCGAATTCAAGGATAGGGCTTATTATGAGCAACGTGGCGATATCGTGTGGGAAGTGCCCACCGAGGACAAATGCATTGCCTTTACGTTTGACGATGGTCCAGATCGTCACCAAACGCTGCAAATTCTGGACGTGCTGGATCAGTACAACGCCAAGGCTACCTTTTTCGTAGTTGGGGAACGGGTCGAGAAATACCCTGAAATCGTTAAAATGCAGCTTGCCAAAGGCCATGAGATCGGCAACCACTCCTACCGGCATCCATCCTTTCAGGGCTTGAGCAAAGACAATATGCATAATGAGCTCAGCAAAACCCAGCAGGCCATTTACCAGGCTACGGGCTACAAGGCCGTGCTCTTTCGTCCCCCCGGCGGATTTTACAATGAATCGCTGATCAACGTCTCTAAAGCAAACGAGTTGAAATTTATCCTCTGGTCCTGGCACCAGGATACGAAAGACTGGCGATCCCCGGGCGTAAATAAAATCGTCAAAAAAGTGCTGACGAACGCACGCAGCGGCGATATCGTCCTCATGCATGATTATGTGGCTAACAGTACACAAACCGTCGAAGCCCTTAAGCAGATTTTGCCCGAGCTCAAAAAGCAGGGCTATTCCTTCGTAACCGTAACCGAGTTGTTAACCCATAAAGCCCAGCCTGATCATCAGCTGAAAAAAGTCATTCATTAA
- a CDS encoding DoxX family protein, with translation MFNNFLRTNKFAMWFLTVVRIYLGFEWMKAGWGKITGGFDAGGYLAGAIAKSTGDHPAVQGWWAAFLEHVALPGVDIFNILVPYGEFLVGLGLILGTFTTFAALMGLVMNAAFLFSGTVSTNAQMLLLEVLVVVAAANAGKIGLDYYVLPYLRGLFNHKKAVTETEAPAGKPHLKVKHGA, from the coding sequence ATGTTTAACAACTTCCTAAGAACAAATAAATTTGCAATGTGGTTCCTGACCGTCGTCCGGATTTATCTCGGCTTCGAATGGATGAAAGCAGGATGGGGTAAAATTACGGGAGGCTTTGATGCCGGAGGTTATCTGGCCGGAGCCATCGCCAAGAGCACCGGCGACCACCCGGCAGTGCAAGGCTGGTGGGCAGCATTTCTAGAACATGTCGCACTGCCCGGAGTAGACATCTTTAACATCCTGGTCCCTTACGGAGAGTTTCTCGTCGGCCTTGGCCTCATCCTCGGTACCTTCACCACCTTTGCAGCGCTGATGGGACTTGTGATGAACGCGGCGTTCCTCTTCTCGGGCACAGTGAGCACGAATGCACAAATGCTCTTGCTTGAAGTACTGGTTGTCGTAGCAGCCGCCAACGCCGGCAAAATCGGACTTGACTACTACGTGCTCCCTTACCTGCGCGGGCTGTTTAACCACAAAAAAGCAGTAACCGAGACAGAAGCGCCTGCCGGCAAACCACATTTAAAAGTCAAGCACGGCGCATAA
- a CDS encoding PIG-L deacetylase family protein, translating to MTRTVGFIYAHPDDETFGCSYLIRQIADSGNKAVLLTATRGEAGKSGRLGALTREQLAEIRDQELQRAGDILGIAEIEQLDLGDGKLREVKQEVLVDKIAAFLNKHGAEVAVTFPADGISGHPDHIAIHHAVNKAVFSGACSSVQKLYYNVMGSPGAEAVLELKGEGLQEMKAKALTAHESQILSIERVFGKLEDGPPWHFAPELFQLVWERGSFNPAKQERSIFDGLMN from the coding sequence ATGACAAGAACGGTTGGCTTTATTTATGCCCATCCTGACGATGAAACCTTCGGCTGCTCTTATCTGATTCGGCAGATCGCTGATAGCGGCAATAAGGCGGTGCTGCTGACGGCAACGAGGGGAGAAGCGGGGAAAAGCGGCAGGCTTGGAGCCCTGACTAGGGAGCAGCTGGCGGAGATTCGCGATCAGGAGCTGCAGCGGGCCGGGGACATACTGGGCATTGCGGAAATCGAGCAGCTGGATCTAGGAGACGGCAAGCTGCGTGAAGTGAAGCAGGAAGTACTGGTCGATAAAATTGCCGCGTTTCTGAACAAGCATGGGGCCGAGGTGGCAGTTACTTTTCCGGCGGATGGCATTTCCGGCCATCCCGATCATATCGCCATCCATCATGCGGTAAATAAAGCGGTATTCAGCGGGGCATGCAGCTCTGTCCAGAAGCTGTATTATAACGTGATGGGGAGCCCTGGGGCCGAAGCCGTATTGGAGCTTAAGGGGGAGGGGCTGCAGGAAATGAAAGCCAAAGCACTTACAGCGCACGAATCGCAGATCTTATCGATTGAACGGGTATTTGGCAAGCTCGAGGACGGTCCGCCCTGGCACTTCGCGCCGGAATTATTCCAGCTTGTATGGGAGCGGGGGAGCTTTAACCCTGCAAAGCAGGAGCGCTCCATCTTTGATGGCTTGATGAACTGA
- a CDS encoding rhodanese-related sulfurtransferase gives MGKTAYRVLLYYKFVHIESPEAFTAEHLQYCKDLGLKGRILIASEGINGTVSGTVEQTEKYMNDLRANPLFQDIVFKIDEVEGHAFKKMFVRHKKELVTFRYEHELDPNKISGKRLSPVEFHEQLQQEDVIVIDGRNDYEYDIGHFRGAIRPEVESFREFPEWIRENLSQYKDKKILTYCTGGIRCEKLTGFLLHEGFTDVAQLEGGIVTYGKDPEVQGHLFDGKCYVFDERISVPINRTDEDIVIASCYHCGETNDRYINCPVCNLQHVCCEACEEEHHGFCSSECKEAALTASNG, from the coding sequence ATGGGCAAAACCGCATACCGCGTGTTACTATATTATAAATTTGTACACATCGAATCTCCAGAAGCATTTACCGCGGAACATTTACAGTACTGCAAAGACCTCGGCCTGAAAGGGCGTATCCTTATCGCTTCCGAAGGCATTAACGGAACGGTGTCCGGAACGGTAGAACAAACCGAGAAATATATGAACGACCTGCGGGCCAACCCGCTATTCCAAGACATCGTCTTCAAAATCGATGAAGTAGAAGGACATGCCTTCAAAAAAATGTTCGTCCGCCACAAGAAAGAGCTGGTTACTTTCCGTTACGAGCATGAGCTCGACCCGAACAAAATCAGCGGCAAACGGCTTTCTCCCGTCGAGTTTCACGAACAATTGCAGCAGGAAGACGTCATCGTCATCGACGGCCGCAACGACTACGAATACGATATCGGCCATTTTCGCGGCGCCATCCGTCCGGAAGTGGAGTCCTTCCGCGAGTTCCCGGAGTGGATTCGCGAGAACTTAAGTCAGTATAAGGATAAGAAAATTTTGACTTATTGTACAGGGGGAATCCGTTGCGAGAAACTGACCGGCTTCCTGCTGCATGAAGGTTTTACGGATGTAGCCCAGCTAGAGGGCGGAATCGTCACTTACGGCAAAGATCCTGAGGTACAGGGACATTTGTTCGACGGCAAATGCTATGTGTTCGATGAGCGGATTTCCGTGCCGATCAACCGTACCGACGAGGATATCGTTATTGCGAGCTGCTACCATTGCGGCGAGACGAATGACCGCTATATCAACTGTCCCGTGTGCAATCTCCAGCATGTCTGCTGCGAAGCCTGCGAGGAAGAGCATCACGGATTCTGCAGCAGCGAATGCAAGGAAGCCGCACTCACTGCAAGCAACGGCTAA